One genomic segment of Microcella indica includes these proteins:
- the aroQ gene encoding type II 3-dehydroquinate dehydratase: MTFDRVLVLNGPNLNRLGTREPEIYGTATLEDVRAQLASHAGAVEIDLRQTNDEAALIGWLHEAVDARTPVILNPAAFTHYSYALRDAVALVTETGVPVIEVHLSNPHAREEFRHTSVVSAVATGVIAGFGAQSYQLALDAILRSS, encoded by the coding sequence ATGACGTTCGACCGCGTGCTCGTCCTCAACGGGCCCAACCTCAACCGGCTCGGCACGCGCGAGCCCGAGATCTACGGCACAGCCACTCTGGAGGACGTGCGGGCGCAGCTCGCGTCGCACGCGGGCGCCGTCGAGATCGACCTCCGCCAGACCAACGACGAGGCGGCTCTCATCGGCTGGCTGCACGAGGCCGTCGATGCGCGCACTCCCGTCATCCTCAACCCCGCGGCCTTCACGCACTACTCCTACGCGCTGCGGGATGCTGTCGCCCTTGTGACCGAGACGGGTGTTCCCGTCATCGAGGTGCACCTGTCGAATCCGCATGCCAGGGAGGAGTTCCGGCACACGAGCGTCGTGAGCGCTGTCGCGACGGGCGTGATCGCGGGTTTCGGCGCGCAGTCGTACCAGCTCGCTCTCGACGCGATTCTGCGCTCCTCCTAG
- a CDS encoding HAD family hydrolase, whose amino-acid sequence MSDGLLILDFDGTLCLGDAPVIAYATEVARALGHAERSILEPLGAFLDGASDGPFAGNADGYGAVAQWARERGLGEQELGEAYVRSRAALDSGDLEVSIPPGITDFLGGFRHWDRVLVTNAPREGTERLVHALGLAPHLERVIGDARKPDGLRALTAEGAELDTARWPRVLSVGDIWRNDLEPIADRGATALIERHGQPDARPTFRSALIETLYGDLAHWRTASPTTA is encoded by the coding sequence GTGAGCGACGGGCTCCTCATCCTCGACTTCGACGGCACTCTGTGCCTGGGGGATGCGCCCGTGATCGCGTACGCGACAGAAGTGGCGCGTGCTCTCGGGCACGCTGAGCGGAGCATCCTCGAACCGCTCGGGGCGTTCCTCGACGGGGCATCGGACGGCCCCTTCGCGGGGAACGCCGACGGTTACGGCGCCGTCGCGCAGTGGGCGCGCGAGCGCGGCCTCGGGGAGCAGGAGCTGGGCGAGGCCTACGTGCGATCGCGCGCGGCCCTCGACTCCGGGGATCTTGAGGTGAGCATCCCGCCCGGCATCACCGACTTCCTGGGCGGTTTCCGCCACTGGGACCGCGTGCTCGTGACGAACGCGCCTCGCGAGGGCACAGAACGGCTCGTGCACGCGCTCGGCCTCGCACCGCACCTCGAGCGCGTCATCGGAGACGCACGCAAACCCGACGGGCTGCGGGCTCTGACCGCGGAGGGCGCTGAGCTCGACACGGCGCGCTGGCCGCGCGTCCTCTCGGTCGGTGACATCTGGCGCAACGACCTCGAGCCCATCGCGGACCGTGGCGCTACGGCGCTCATCGAGCGCCATGGTCAACCGGATGCCCGGCCGACGTTTCGCTCGGCGCTCATCGAGACCCTCTACGGGGATCTTGCTCATTGGCGCACTGCATCGCCGACCACCGCGTGA
- the ruvX gene encoding Holliday junction resolvase RuvX codes for MRSGVRLGVDVGRARIGIARSDLHGMLATPVETLARRGDYGAGIRRIIDETGATELVVGLPLSLSGAETASTADSREVALELARALGIAVRLVDERLTTVTAARSLREAGRTSRTSRAVVDQVAAVILLQHALDHERASGSPPGELVDPDEGHPSS; via the coding sequence ATGCGCAGCGGCGTGCGACTCGGCGTCGACGTGGGGCGCGCGCGCATCGGCATCGCGCGCAGCGACCTGCACGGCATGCTCGCGACACCGGTCGAGACGCTCGCGCGCCGCGGCGACTACGGTGCGGGCATCCGGCGCATCATCGACGAGACGGGGGCGACCGAGCTGGTGGTGGGCCTTCCGCTCTCCCTGAGCGGTGCCGAGACGGCGTCCACCGCGGATTCCCGGGAGGTGGCGCTCGAGCTCGCGCGCGCGCTCGGGATCGCCGTGCGACTTGTCGATGAGCGCCTCACCACGGTGACGGCCGCACGGTCCCTGCGCGAGGCGGGCCGCACCTCTCGCACGTCGCGCGCCGTCGTCGACCAGGTGGCCGCTGTTATCCTGCTCCAGCACGCCCTCGACCACGAGCGCGCCAGCGGCAGCCCGCCCGGCGAACTCGTCGACCCGGACGAAGGACACCCCTCATCGTGA
- a CDS encoding shikimate dehydrogenase yields MSERRLAVLGHPVAHSLSPVMHAAAYQALGLQWAYGRTDVREHELAGYLDGLDRSWRGISATMPLKEELARLGDHRDRDVELTGAANTLLLADDGRRIVRNTDVVGVERSLRGAGLSSAEHAVLVGAGATARSVVVALDALGVRGITVAVRDAARAGGIRTLAEELGLEFDAVALGDLAAVVEETDVVAWTLPNGVPLDEQLPVSAREHAVALDVTYHPWPGPLAAQWLAAGGRVASGRDMLLHQAVRQVRLFVSGQTEVPLEAEATVEAAMASALVKD; encoded by the coding sequence GTGAGTGAGCGCAGGCTCGCGGTGCTCGGCCATCCCGTCGCGCACTCCCTGTCGCCGGTCATGCACGCCGCGGCGTACCAGGCGCTCGGCCTTCAGTGGGCGTACGGCCGGACGGACGTCCGTGAGCACGAGCTGGCCGGCTACCTCGACGGCCTCGATCGGTCCTGGCGGGGCATCTCGGCCACGATGCCGCTCAAGGAAGAGCTCGCGCGCCTCGGCGACCACCGCGACCGCGATGTTGAGCTGACGGGCGCCGCCAACACGCTGCTGCTCGCCGACGACGGTCGGCGCATCGTGCGCAACACGGATGTGGTCGGAGTCGAGCGCTCGTTGCGCGGGGCCGGACTGAGCTCAGCCGAGCATGCTGTGCTCGTCGGAGCCGGTGCCACGGCGCGGTCGGTCGTCGTCGCACTCGATGCGCTCGGCGTGCGGGGCATCACGGTGGCGGTGCGCGACGCCGCTCGTGCGGGCGGCATCCGCACTCTGGCCGAGGAGCTCGGGCTCGAGTTCGATGCGGTCGCGCTCGGCGACCTGGCCGCCGTGGTGGAGGAGACCGACGTCGTCGCGTGGACCCTGCCCAACGGCGTGCCCCTCGACGAGCAGCTGCCCGTGAGTGCGCGAGAGCACGCTGTCGCCCTCGACGTCACCTACCACCCGTGGCCGGGGCCGCTCGCCGCGCAGTGGCTCGCTGCGGGCGGTCGCGTGGCGTCCGGTCGCGACATGCTGCTGCACCAGGCGGTCCGGCAGGTGCGTCTCTTCGTCTCCGGCCAGACCGAGGTTCCGCTGGAAGCGGAGGCAACCGTGGAGGCCGCGATGGCCTCCGCGCTCGTGAAAGACTAG
- the aroB gene encoding 3-dehydroquinate synthase: MTTASTAIPVTGESAYDVIVGRGLLASLHDWIPPTAAKALIVHAPTLGAVADGLREALAGRIEVLLAEVPDAEAAKRVEVAAFCWQVMGQTDFTRTDVVVGLGGGATTDLAGFVAATWLRGVPLIQVPTTVLGMVDAAVGGKTGINTAEGKNLVGAFYAPRVVLADLDLLGTLPQNEILAGFAEVAKCGFIADPVILDLLEADVTVATDPSSDVFRELVERAITVKARIVSEDFTEQGQREILNYGHTLGHAIEHAERYRWRHGAAIAIGMVYVAELAHLAGSLSAEAVDRHRRILASLTLPTGYPLGRWKTLLATMQRDKKARAGMLRFIVLDDIARPRVLNGTDESMLFAAYQEVGE; the protein is encoded by the coding sequence ATGACCACTGCTTCGACCGCGATCCCGGTGACCGGAGAGTCGGCGTACGACGTGATCGTCGGCCGTGGCCTGCTCGCCTCGCTGCACGACTGGATCCCTCCCACCGCCGCGAAGGCTCTCATCGTGCACGCCCCCACCCTCGGTGCGGTGGCGGACGGGCTGCGGGAGGCGCTCGCGGGGCGTATCGAGGTGCTGCTCGCCGAGGTTCCCGACGCGGAGGCCGCCAAACGGGTCGAGGTGGCGGCGTTCTGCTGGCAGGTCATGGGCCAGACCGATTTCACCCGCACCGACGTCGTCGTCGGGCTCGGCGGCGGAGCGACCACAGACCTCGCGGGCTTCGTCGCGGCGACCTGGCTGCGCGGTGTGCCGCTCATCCAGGTGCCCACGACCGTGCTGGGAATGGTGGATGCCGCCGTGGGCGGCAAGACGGGGATCAACACGGCGGAGGGCAAGAACCTCGTGGGCGCCTTCTACGCGCCGCGCGTGGTGCTCGCCGACCTCGACCTCCTCGGCACCCTGCCGCAGAACGAGATCCTCGCGGGCTTCGCCGAGGTGGCGAAGTGCGGCTTCATCGCCGACCCGGTGATCCTCGACCTCCTGGAGGCCGACGTGACCGTCGCGACCGACCCGAGCAGCGACGTCTTCCGGGAGCTCGTGGAGCGGGCGATCACCGTGAAGGCGCGGATCGTGAGCGAGGACTTCACGGAGCAGGGTCAGCGCGAGATCCTCAACTACGGCCACACACTGGGCCACGCGATCGAGCATGCCGAACGCTACCGGTGGCGCCATGGAGCGGCGATCGCGATCGGCATGGTGTACGTCGCCGAGCTCGCGCACCTGGCCGGCTCCCTGAGCGCGGAGGCAGTCGACCGGCATCGCCGCATCCTGGCGTCGCTCACGCTGCCGACGGGCTATCCGCTCGGGCGCTGGAAGACGCTCCTGGCCACCATGCAGCGCGACAAGAAGGCGCGAGCGGGCATGCTGCGTTTCATCGTGCTCGACGACATCGCCCGACCGCGTGTTCTCAACGGCACTGACGAATCGATGCTCTTCGCCGCGTACCAGGAGGTCGGCGAGTAG
- the aroC gene encoding chorismate synthase codes for MLRWLTAGESHGPELIAVLEGLPAGVPVLREAIQADLQRRKLGYGRGARMKFEQDELTISGGVRHGLSMGSPVALRIGNTEWPKWTTVMSADPVDPADLQSGRGAPLTRPRPGHADLVGMQKYGFDESRPVLERASARETAARVALGAIARSFLAELGIRLVAHTLSIGPVRVPEDAPLPHPDDVERLDADPLRCLHAETSARMVEEVDAAHKSGDTLGGVVEVVAYGLPPGLGSYVHWDRRLDARLAGALMGIQAIKGVEVGDGFESTRRPGSAAHDELVLENGVIHRESDRAGGTEGGMSTGGVLRVRAGMKPIATVPHALRTIDTATGEAAPAHHQRSDVCAVPAAGVVAEAMVALVLAEAVTEKFGGDSITETRRNLEGYLAAIPATLTTAVAEGRA; via the coding sequence ATGCTGCGCTGGTTGACCGCCGGGGAATCCCACGGCCCCGAACTGATCGCCGTCCTCGAAGGGCTGCCCGCGGGCGTGCCCGTTCTGCGGGAGGCCATCCAGGCCGATCTGCAGCGTCGCAAGCTCGGGTACGGTCGCGGCGCGCGCATGAAGTTCGAGCAGGACGAGCTCACGATCTCCGGTGGCGTGCGGCACGGCCTCAGCATGGGGAGCCCCGTGGCGCTGCGCATCGGCAACACCGAGTGGCCCAAGTGGACGACCGTCATGAGCGCCGACCCGGTGGATCCCGCCGATCTGCAGAGCGGGCGCGGTGCGCCGTTGACGCGCCCCCGGCCGGGCCACGCCGACCTCGTCGGCATGCAGAAGTACGGCTTCGACGAGTCGCGCCCGGTGCTCGAGCGTGCGAGCGCGCGCGAGACCGCGGCCCGCGTCGCGCTCGGGGCGATCGCGCGGTCCTTCCTCGCGGAGCTGGGAATCCGGCTCGTCGCGCACACGCTCAGCATCGGCCCTGTGCGGGTTCCCGAGGATGCTCCGCTCCCGCACCCCGACGACGTCGAGCGTCTCGACGCCGACCCGCTCCGCTGCCTGCACGCCGAGACGAGCGCGCGCATGGTCGAGGAGGTCGACGCCGCGCACAAGAGCGGTGACACCCTCGGCGGCGTCGTCGAGGTCGTGGCGTACGGGCTCCCGCCCGGTCTGGGCTCGTACGTCCACTGGGATCGCCGGCTCGACGCTCGACTTGCGGGCGCCCTCATGGGCATCCAGGCCATCAAGGGCGTCGAGGTCGGGGACGGCTTCGAGTCGACGCGCCGGCCCGGGTCCGCCGCGCACGACGAGCTCGTGCTCGAGAACGGGGTCATCCACCGCGAGAGCGACCGCGCGGGAGGCACCGAGGGCGGCATGAGCACCGGCGGAGTGCTGCGCGTTCGAGCGGGCATGAAGCCCATCGCGACCGTGCCGCACGCCCTGCGCACGATCGACACGGCCACCGGCGAAGCCGCACCCGCGCACCATCAGCGCTCCGACGTGTGCGCGGTGCCCGCCGCGGGCGTCGTCGCCGAGGCGATGGTGGCGCTCGTCCTCGCCGAGGCGGTGACCGAGAAGTTCGGCGGAGACTCGATCACCGAGACGCGTCGCAATCTCGAGGGCTACCTCGCGGCGATTCCAGCGACGCTCACGACAGCCGTCGCGGAGGGTCGTGCCTGA
- the alaS gene encoding alanine--tRNA ligase, translated as MQTADIQRRWLDFFGSRGHTVVPSASLIADDPTVMFTIAGMVPFIPYLTGVVPAPYPRATSVQKCIRTNDIEEVGKTTRHGTFFQMNGNFSFGDYFKAGAIEYAWELLTLPESEGGLGFAEKDLWVTVYEEDDEARRLWKSIAGLPDERIQNMGKEDNYWSTGQPGPAGPCSEIYFDRGPAYGPEGGPAVDDTRYIEIWNLVFMQYAIDQVTSKTEFRILGELPNKNIDTGMGMERVAFLKQGVENMYEIDQVRPVLDAAAGLSGRRYGADPEDDVRMRVIADHVRSSLMLMTDGVAPGNEGRGYILRRLMRRSIRAMRLLGVDAPSVEVLFGASRDAMSTAYPDVAENYDRVSRLALGEEEAFLRTLAAGTSILDLAVDRTAKAGGGVLAGDTAFQLHDTFGFPIDLTLEMAAEAGLSVDRAAFDRLMSEQRSRAKADAKSKKSVLADVSVYGEFRAHGETQFLGYDQLDTETTVLGVIVDGRSVPVAHAGEHAEIILAETTLYAESGGQESDAGSIVGPGYELEVLDVQRPIAGLVSHRVHVRSGEVQVGHAATTHVDPQWRRAATQAHSATHVIHAALRQTLGDDAHQSGSYNKAGYMRLDFSWNQALSAATRSELEEISNIAVRDNLPVETRVMGLDEAKSLGAMALFGEKYGDRVRVVDIGGPWSRELCAGTHVASSAEIGMISLVSESSVGSSNRRVEALVGLDAFREFATERAIVAQLTSSLKTPKEQLPERITELTAQLKAAEKRIAQIEASRLSERVPALVASAAPVGSVTAVVENLGSVGAADDVRTLATSVRARLADSAAVVALAAEVGGKATVIVATTPSAREAGAKAGQLARVASGVLGGGGGGKDDLAQGGGSDPSAIGAALDAVVRELRA; from the coding sequence ATGCAGACCGCCGACATCCAGCGCCGGTGGCTCGACTTCTTCGGAAGCCGCGGTCACACGGTCGTGCCCTCCGCCTCGCTCATCGCGGACGACCCGACGGTCATGTTCACGATCGCGGGGATGGTGCCGTTCATTCCGTACCTCACGGGAGTCGTGCCGGCACCGTACCCGCGCGCGACGAGCGTGCAGAAGTGCATCAGGACGAACGACATCGAGGAGGTCGGCAAGACCACCCGCCACGGCACGTTCTTCCAGATGAACGGCAACTTCTCGTTCGGCGACTACTTCAAAGCCGGTGCGATCGAGTACGCCTGGGAGCTCTTGACGCTGCCCGAGTCGGAGGGCGGTCTCGGCTTCGCGGAGAAGGACCTCTGGGTCACCGTGTACGAGGAGGATGACGAGGCGCGACGACTCTGGAAGAGCATCGCCGGTCTGCCCGACGAGCGCATCCAGAACATGGGCAAGGAAGACAACTACTGGTCGACCGGCCAGCCCGGCCCGGCCGGCCCGTGCTCGGAGATCTACTTCGACCGAGGCCCGGCCTACGGCCCCGAGGGCGGCCCCGCCGTGGACGACACCCGGTACATCGAGATCTGGAACCTCGTGTTCATGCAGTACGCGATCGACCAGGTGACGTCGAAGACCGAGTTCCGCATCCTCGGCGAGCTGCCGAACAAGAACATCGACACCGGCATGGGCATGGAGCGCGTCGCGTTCCTCAAGCAGGGTGTCGAGAACATGTACGAGATCGATCAGGTGCGCCCCGTGCTCGACGCGGCCGCGGGCCTCTCCGGTCGCCGCTACGGGGCCGACCCGGAGGACGACGTGCGCATGCGCGTCATCGCCGACCACGTGCGCTCCTCGCTCATGCTCATGACGGACGGCGTGGCCCCCGGCAACGAGGGCCGCGGGTACATCCTGCGCAGGCTCATGCGCCGCAGCATTCGCGCCATGCGCCTCCTCGGCGTCGACGCGCCGAGCGTCGAGGTGCTCTTCGGCGCCTCGCGCGACGCGATGAGCACCGCGTACCCGGACGTCGCGGAGAACTACGACCGCGTCTCGCGCCTCGCCCTCGGGGAGGAGGAGGCCTTCCTGCGCACGCTCGCAGCCGGGACGAGCATCCTCGACCTCGCTGTCGACCGCACCGCGAAGGCCGGCGGGGGAGTGCTCGCCGGCGACACGGCGTTCCAGCTGCACGACACCTTCGGGTTCCCCATCGACCTCACGCTCGAGATGGCGGCGGAGGCCGGGCTCTCCGTCGACCGTGCAGCCTTCGACCGGCTCATGAGCGAGCAGCGCTCGCGCGCCAAGGCCGACGCCAAGTCGAAGAAGTCCGTGCTCGCCGACGTCTCGGTGTACGGCGAGTTCCGCGCGCACGGCGAGACGCAGTTCCTCGGCTACGACCAGCTCGACACCGAGACGACCGTGCTCGGGGTCATCGTCGACGGTCGCAGCGTGCCCGTCGCCCACGCGGGGGAACACGCCGAGATCATCCTCGCCGAGACGACCCTCTACGCGGAGTCCGGCGGCCAGGAATCCGACGCCGGGTCGATCGTCGGCCCCGGCTACGAGCTTGAGGTGCTCGACGTGCAGCGCCCCATCGCGGGGCTCGTGAGCCACCGCGTGCACGTGCGCAGCGGCGAGGTGCAGGTGGGGCACGCCGCGACCACGCACGTCGACCCGCAGTGGCGTCGTGCCGCGACCCAGGCGCACTCGGCGACGCACGTGATCCACGCCGCCCTTCGGCAGACCCTGGGCGACGACGCCCACCAGTCCGGCTCCTACAACAAGGCCGGCTACATGCGGCTCGACTTCAGCTGGAACCAGGCGCTGAGCGCCGCGACGCGCAGCGAGCTCGAGGAGATCAGCAACATCGCCGTGCGCGACAACCTTCCCGTCGAGACCCGCGTCATGGGGCTCGACGAGGCGAAGTCGCTCGGAGCGATGGCGCTGTTCGGCGAGAAGTACGGCGATCGCGTGCGGGTCGTCGACATCGGCGGCCCGTGGTCGCGCGAGCTGTGCGCGGGTACGCACGTCGCGAGCTCGGCCGAGATCGGCATGATCAGTCTCGTGAGCGAGTCCTCGGTCGGGTCGAGCAATCGGCGCGTCGAGGCGCTCGTCGGTCTCGACGCGTTCCGCGAGTTCGCGACCGAGCGCGCGATCGTCGCGCAGCTGACGAGCAGTCTCAAGACGCCGAAGGAGCAGCTGCCCGAGCGCATCACGGAGCTCACGGCTCAGCTCAAGGCGGCCGAGAAGCGCATCGCGCAGATCGAGGCGAGCCGGTTGAGCGAGCGGGTCCCCGCTCTCGTCGCCTCGGCGGCACCCGTGGGCTCCGTCACCGCGGTCGTCGAGAACCTCGGCTCGGTCGGCGCGGCCGACGACGTGCGCACGCTCGCGACGAGTGTGCGGGCACGACTCGCCGATTCCGCGGCGGTGGTCGCGCTCGCGGCCGAGGTCGGCGGCAAGGCGACCGTGATCGTGGCCACGACGCCGTCGGCGCGAGAGGCCGGCGCGAAAGCGGGTCAGCTGGCCCGGGTGGCCTCGGGGGTGCTCGGCGGCGGCGGTGGCGGCAAGGACGACCTCGCCCAGGGGGGCGGCTCCGACCCCTCGGCCATCGGTGCGGCACTCGACGCCGTCGTGCGCGAGCTGCGCGCCTGA
- the nusB gene encoding transcription antitermination factor NusB — protein sequence MGARTKARKRALDMLYVADVRQVPLQEVLGEEARRAVAQPQRASSWPYAEQIVRGVIEHQRELDAELEGRAVGWTLARMPVVDRAILRLAAWELRHNPEVPTAVVIAEALEFATVLSTEESASFVNGVLGAVAEAVRA from the coding sequence ATGGGAGCACGCACCAAGGCGCGCAAGCGCGCCCTGGACATGCTGTACGTCGCCGATGTGCGGCAGGTTCCGCTGCAGGAGGTTCTCGGCGAGGAGGCGCGGCGTGCGGTCGCGCAGCCGCAGCGCGCGTCGAGCTGGCCATACGCCGAGCAGATCGTCCGCGGCGTCATCGAGCACCAGCGCGAGCTCGACGCCGAGCTCGAGGGGCGCGCTGTCGGATGGACGCTCGCCCGCATGCCCGTCGTCGACCGAGCCATCCTGCGACTGGCAGCCTGGGAGCTGCGCCACAACCCCGAGGTGCCGACCGCCGTGGTGATCGCTGAGGCCCTCGAATTCGCCACCGTGCTCTCGACGGAGGAGTCCGCCTCCTTCGTGAACGGGGTCCTGGGTGCCGTCGCGGAGGCCGTCCGAGCGTGA
- the mltG gene encoding endolytic transglycosylase MltG has protein sequence MSENDDNWDAIFRPAQESAAPDQRRGEPTGPVVTEGAPAPLSRRAARDARERPRAGRAPKERTSGSRRRRWPWVLGIVLVLILGGAAGGAWYVWTNYETQVREALGWELPNDYEGAGNGTEVLVTIYSGEIGADVAESLTEQGVTMTFDAFYDLLLADPSISFIPGTYRLQEEMSAQTALDALLDPENKVELSATVREGLRAGEVIEALSAGTGIALEEYEAAIVDPSIYGIPEVAPNIEGYLFPATYRFEPGTTAEDHIRTLVDEMFARLDAAGVAEEDRHTVLTKASLIQREARLADDFYRVARVIENRLAEDALLQFDSATQYGAGETGSVWSSGDALGAENPYNTYANPGLPIGPIAAPGDVAIDAALNPAEGDWFYFVTINLATGETKFSETLAEHEVGVAELRAWCRASEENAVYCE, from the coding sequence GTGAGCGAGAACGACGACAACTGGGACGCAATCTTCCGCCCGGCTCAGGAGAGCGCGGCGCCTGATCAGCGCCGCGGCGAGCCCACCGGCCCGGTCGTCACCGAGGGCGCCCCGGCTCCTCTGTCGCGCCGAGCCGCGCGGGATGCTCGAGAGCGTCCCCGCGCCGGACGAGCTCCGAAGGAGCGCACCTCGGGTTCCCGCAGGCGCCGCTGGCCCTGGGTGCTCGGCATCGTGCTCGTGCTGATCCTCGGCGGCGCGGCGGGCGGCGCGTGGTACGTCTGGACGAACTACGAGACCCAGGTGCGCGAGGCGCTGGGCTGGGAGCTGCCCAACGACTACGAGGGCGCCGGCAACGGCACCGAGGTGCTCGTGACCATCTACAGCGGCGAGATCGGCGCCGATGTCGCCGAGTCGCTCACCGAGCAGGGCGTCACGATGACCTTCGACGCGTTCTACGATCTCCTTCTCGCCGACCCCTCCATCTCCTTCATTCCGGGAACCTACCGATTGCAGGAGGAGATGTCGGCGCAAACGGCGCTGGATGCCCTGCTCGACCCCGAGAACAAGGTGGAGTTGAGCGCGACCGTGCGCGAGGGCCTGCGCGCCGGCGAGGTCATCGAGGCGCTCTCGGCCGGCACGGGCATCGCGCTCGAGGAGTACGAGGCGGCCATCGTCGACCCGTCGATCTACGGCATCCCGGAGGTTGCGCCCAATATCGAGGGCTACCTGTTCCCGGCCACCTACCGGTTCGAGCCGGGTACGACGGCCGAAGACCACATCCGCACCCTGGTCGACGAGATGTTCGCCCGGCTCGATGCGGCAGGTGTCGCGGAGGAGGACCGCCACACCGTGCTCACGAAGGCCTCGCTCATCCAGCGCGAGGCGCGGCTCGCCGACGACTTCTACCGCGTTGCGCGGGTGATCGAGAACCGCCTCGCCGAAGATGCCCTGCTGCAGTTCGACTCGGCCACGCAGTACGGTGCGGGTGAGACCGGGTCGGTGTGGTCGAGCGGCGATGCCCTCGGTGCGGAGAACCCGTACAACACCTACGCCAACCCGGGGCTCCCGATCGGACCCATCGCTGCACCGGGGGACGTCGCCATCGACGCGGCCCTGAACCCGGCGGAGGGCGACTGGTTCTACTTCGTCACGATCAACCTCGCGACGGGGGAGACGAAGTTCTCGGAGACTCTCGCGGAGCACGAAGTGGGCGTTGCTGAGCTGCGCGCCTGGTGCCGTGCGAGCGAGGAGAACGCCGTCTACTGTGAGTGA
- a CDS encoding shikimate kinase, with amino-acid sequence MPERGESEAVTTQGLSPLAVLIGPPAAGKTRLGKRVARILSVPFLDTDTLIEAEHGPIPGIFAEHGEPAFRRWEAEAVSAALGQSAVVALGGGAVMTPATAEALRGLPVVLLTISPEAVATRIDNGKRPLLSGGIDRWTELVAARMPVYESLATVRWDTSRRPLSQIADEIATWVRTLPVHESPGGPS; translated from the coding sequence GTGCCTGAGCGGGGCGAGTCAGAGGCGGTCACGACGCAGGGCCTCTCCCCGCTCGCGGTGCTCATCGGGCCGCCGGCCGCCGGCAAGACGCGGCTCGGCAAGCGGGTCGCGCGCATCCTCTCCGTACCGTTCCTCGACACCGACACGCTCATCGAAGCCGAGCACGGCCCGATTCCCGGCATCTTCGCGGAGCACGGCGAGCCGGCGTTCCGCCGCTGGGAGGCGGAGGCGGTCTCCGCGGCACTCGGTCAATCCGCGGTCGTCGCGCTCGGCGGGGGAGCTGTCATGACCCCGGCGACGGCGGAAGCGCTGCGCGGCCTGCCCGTCGTGCTGCTCACCATCTCTCCCGAGGCGGTGGCGACCCGCATCGACAACGGCAAGCGACCGCTGCTCTCGGGAGGAATCGACCGTTGGACGGAGCTCGTCGCGGCGCGGATGCCCGTGTACGAATCGCTCGCGACCGTGCGCTGGGACACCTCGCGCCGGCCGCTCAGCCAGATCGCGGACGAGATCGCCACCTGGGTGCGCACGCTGCCCGTTCACGAGTCCCCGGGAGGGCCATCATGA
- the efp gene encoding elongation factor P, translated as MATTNDIKNGSVLNLDGQLWAVIEFQHVKPGKGGAFVRTKLKNVTSGKVVDKTFNAGTKIDFANVDRRDYQYLYQDGADFVFMDTTDYDQVTVPGSVVGDAANFMLENQQVTIAMHDGLPLYLDLPASVVLEVTYTEPGLQGDRSTGGTKPATLETGYEIQVPLFLETGTKVKVDTRSGDYLGRVNE; from the coding sequence ATGGCGACCACCAACGACATCAAGAACGGCAGTGTGCTCAACCTCGACGGTCAGCTCTGGGCCGTCATCGAGTTTCAGCATGTGAAGCCCGGCAAGGGTGGCGCCTTCGTGCGCACCAAGCTCAAGAACGTGACGAGCGGGAAGGTCGTCGACAAGACCTTCAACGCCGGCACGAAGATCGACTTCGCGAACGTCGATCGTCGCGACTACCAGTACCTGTACCAGGACGGTGCCGACTTCGTCTTCATGGACACGACGGACTACGACCAGGTGACGGTGCCCGGCTCCGTCGTGGGGGACGCCGCGAACTTCATGCTCGAGAACCAGCAGGTGACGATCGCCATGCACGACGGCCTGCCCCTCTATCTCGATCTGCCCGCATCGGTCGTGCTCGAAGTCACCTACACGGAGCCGGGACTGCAGGGCGACCGCTCGACGGGAGGCACCAAGCCGGCGACGCTCGAGACCGGCTACGAGATTCAGGTGCCGCTCTTCCTCGAGACCGGCACGAAGGTCAAGGTCGACACGCGCTCGGGCGACTACCTCGGCCGCGTGAACGAGTAG